In Heteronotia binoei isolate CCM8104 ecotype False Entrance Well chromosome 21, APGP_CSIRO_Hbin_v1, whole genome shotgun sequence, the DNA window AGTTGaattcaatattttgtttattttgaactttcaaaaaccTCTCGTGTGCCATTACAGAAGTAGAATAGAGGTGATTTTGATCTCTTCTCTCAAGTACCTGTACTGGGCCAGCATCAAACAATATAATAAGGTAACAGGGTGGGACAACGATAGACCAACAATAAGAAGACAATATAGGAGCTGCTCAGCAAGCAACCTGGTTATTTTATTGTAGTAATGTTTTTTATGAATTAGTTATTGTTTCTATGAGTTGATGTGAACCTCTCTGAGCCTTCTTGCGGGGGTAGGGTGGggtaaaaaaaccccccaaaataaagaaagaaaaaaaggaaaatccTGTGCATGAGGGAAGAGGGTGAGATTGCTGTACAAGCATTCAAATGACTTATATCCCACATGCATTGCATAGCATATACAAAGTTTAGAGGGTGCTTTAGGCATCTTAAAGCGGACACCACACTGATAAAGCCTCCTAACTATTTTGTATTGCTCTTCCGATGGCAAAATCATGACACTGTCATTATTTTGGGGCTTTGGTCCATTGCCAGTCTTTATTATCCATGCTCAAAACAGAGTCATTGGACTCTATCATCACTTTGATTTCAGTTATTTGGTTTGACTATGATTCCTGCAAGTTAGATGACCGAAAAGTGTCTTTGCATAAACCAAAAGCTCAGGAGATGAGATTAAATTCAAAACAATCTTCAAAGAAAACTGacaagcatgtttatattttcgGATCCCACCTGGCATTCAGGCTCTTTTCAGTATGGGAGAGCTGATGACTTTTTAAGTGGGCTGACTGTCTAAACATCTTCACACAAAGCATACAGCCAAAGGGCTTCTGTCCTGCATGAGTAAGATAATGCCTTTGAAGctaggaagaagaagggaagcctTTTCCATATCTGTCACATTTGCACAATTTGCGTCTATTATGTATATTTCTACTGGAAGCTGAAAAAGTGCATTGAAGTATTTCTAAATTATCAAAGAATTCATCTGATGAGCCATAAAGCAAATCATCTTTGTTATGCACTGAGTCATCTCTTCTTAATGTACTTTCACAGGTAAGCATACCTTTCAGATAATTTCAAAATCCAGAATTtctttatgcttttcctgagataATGTCATTGTAGGTGACCTTTCCTTTGTATTGCTATCTCCCTTGCATATGACAAGGTTGTCCTGATCTAAATTTCTTCAAGAGTTTTGTTTTGATGCTGACTTTGGAGAGGTAGGCCTATATACAAGCTTTTGATGCTTTATcaaattttttttgtttccctcACACTTCTGCAAATCCAACATCTGTTCTTTTTGCAAACATTGCTCTCACACAGTGCACTGGTAAGGTCCAACATAAATACAGTAGAAACCAAGATGGTCAGCCTCCTGGGAGTCATATGCAGTTACAGTCTCAACATCTTTTGATATTCCTCCCAGTGGTGTCTGTGGCATAGGGTACATAGGGTTCTTTGCTTTGCACACCACTCTAGAGAAAGTCTGGTTTGGGggatgcaggattttttttttcaggagttTGCTTTGCATCCCATGAGTTTGCTTTACATCCCATGTGGCAAAGAGAACACTGGGAAGGCTTCTCTCCCATGTGTGTTTTCTGCCTGAAAGATTTACCACATATGTAGCACTTAAATGGCTTCTGGCCAGTGTGGAAGAGCAACAGTTGATGCAACTTAGACTGTCAAGGAAAGATTTTACCACATGTCTGGCATATATGTATGATCTTCCTTCTGGCACTGTGCAGATGATCAGATCTCATGCATTTTTGttgaaaagtgggggggggttggcaaatgGAACAGCACAACATCCTATGCTCAGGTCTCTCTTGCCTGGCACATCTTGGTCTTTCAGTTTGCTCAGCATCACCCTGATAGTTCTCATCATGAAGCTGTTGATGCCTTTGGAATGtgattatgtttttttttaaagttcttgtGACAAATGTTACACTTAAAAGGCAGCTTATGGGTGAGCTGATATTTTTCCAGATGGACCAACTGCCTAAAAGTTTTGCAACATGCATGACACTCATATGGCTTTTGGCCAGTGTGTATAAGATAATGCCTAGTTACTTTGGATGGAGATTTAAACTGTTTGTAGCAGATGTCACACATATATGGCCTTTTCCTGGGTATTTGGCTAGCAGAAATTTTAGCATTTTGTACAGCAAACTATATTGTATATATTTTGTCAGGTTCTTTAGCAAACACTTTTTGCTGGAACCACCAACAGTATGCTGTGAAAAACATTTAGGGTTATTATAACAGGGGGATCCCTAAAGTCCAGATACCCCCAAAACAGTACaaagaaatattatttttaaGGTGTACTTGATTTTCTTTAATTTAATACACCTTGATCCTATGTACATTTACTCAGAAACGTCCCATTCTGTTTATTATTGCTTATTCCTAAACATATATGTGTCTATAGCTAGAAAATTTGAAAGCATAACACTGTTGTTGAAGTAGTGGCTAGCGAACCCTAGATGCCCGTCCTTTTCCATGAATCTTACGTCTTCTCAAAAGTCAGTGTGCATAAAGAGATATTACACCCCCAATGTGTTCATTTAAATACGAAAAGCAGAGCTCATTCTTCAAACCACAGAATTCCTGAAATTTTACAGCCTAGAGATTAAGCAAAAATATTGTATGACCTTCATTTAAGGAGACTTCCAAAATTTCAGGCTAATCAGAAATGTATTTGCATAAGTATAAGTTGTAGGAATATGGATTTGCATGACAATTAAAATGATAAGAACATtcaggttatttttttttaaactggcctGCTATTCTTTTACCTTGCAAAAGCACAGACTTGCTAATTAAAAACAGGAGCCTTTGCCTAGCAGGAGCTTAATGATAGCATGCCAGGAGGCTAGGGCATCTCCCTTTCCTGAGCTGCTTCAGAGCTCTGCGTTTCATGGGGTGCACCTGCCACTGATTCCTTAAGTATGGCATTTCACCCATCAGAGCTCAAGGAAGTCCACCAAGCAAAGTAGTCCGTCAAAACACTTCCATGAATGAGTATCAAATTTGTCATATCTACTTCTAGAGCATATATCTCAGAATACCCAGGCAACTAGTATATATAGCATGCTAAAGGAGTGTGTAGCTCATCTTCAGCCTTTGGGATATTCAATGTGTGTAGGAGGGGAAATGCTTGTAAAAAAGTAGATACAGATTAAATATTTCACATGTGTGCATTTCTGATCTGTAATATGCAAACCAACAGCTACATGGTATGTTTATACAAACTACAACTGGGTTGAATTCCCTGATGCatgccatcagggcttttttgtagcgggaacttctttgcatattaggccacacacccctgatgtagccaatcctccaagagtttacagagctcttagtatagggcctactgtaaactccaagaggattggctacatcaggggtttgtggcctaatatgcaaaggagttccttctacaaaaaaaaaacacatgcatGCCATGCATGCAGTTAAGATGTGAATCATGTTATGGGTTAGAAGAATATAAACGATAAATACTTCTGCTGAAATGTGTCCCTAGCAATGTGCTCAAAATCTCCATATATGCTCTTTCTCAGTTGATAACATGTATCTTCACCTCTATGAGCCAGGTAAGCTAGCAGCCCTCTTGTATGGATGTGCTGAGAAAAGTTTGGGATCTGCAAAATTTATGGCAGCAAAATGGGGAGAGAACAGGGATATTTAACTGCAACATCAAACCATATGGTAGTATAACAAAATTCAATCCAGTAGCACCCAAAAGACCATGAAGCATCTAATGAAGTGAGCTCAGACTCACAAaa includes these proteins:
- the ZNF770 gene encoding LOW QUALITY PROTEIN: zinc finger protein 770 (The sequence of the model RefSeq protein was modified relative to this genomic sequence to represent the inferred CDS: deleted 2 bases in 2 codons; substituted 2 bases at 2 genomic stop codons), translated to MYLCQIASTAPTPTGDCSTSVVARNAQVETALEKRLSENPMFAVQNAKISASQIPRKRPYMCDICYKQFKSPSKVTRHYLIHTGQKPYECHACCKTFRQLVHLEKYQLTHKLPFKCNICHKNFKKNIITFQRHQQLHDENYQGDAEQTERPRCARQERPEHRMLCCSICQPPPTFQQKCMRSDHLHSARRKIIHICQTCGKIFPXQSKLHQLLLFHTGQKPFKCYICGKSFRQKTHMGEKPSQCSLCHMGCKANSWMQSKLLKKKILHPPNQTFSRVVCKAKNPMYPMPQTPLGGISKDVETVTAYDSQEADHLGFYCIYVGPYQCTVXEQCLQKEQMLDLQKCEGNKKNLIKHQKLVYRPTSPKSASKQNS